One Amycolatopsis tolypomycina DNA segment encodes these proteins:
- a CDS encoding DHA2 family efflux MFS transporter permease subunit encodes MNARQANPWAALGALCLGFFMILLDTTIVTIAIPTMLRDLNAGLNSIVWVISVYLLTYAVPMLFTSRLGDRFGPKRVFLAGLVVFTGASLWCGLSGNVEMLIAARAVQGLGAALMTPQTLAFITHLFPPAKRGPAMGMWGGVAGLATIAGPLLGGVLVDHFGWEWIFYVNVPIGVIAVVLTLLLVPDWQPKHSHSFDVLGIVLSSAALLCIVFGVQNGQQYDWGTVFGGITVFEIIGAGVVLMIAFLVWQRLNKREPLLPLKVFANRNFSAGTLTATTVGFAMTGMFLPLVIYIQSVLGLSPTMGGLLTAPMSLLSGIIAPFVGRASDKVNGKYLVMFGLAALAAGLGIIALQATPDTNPWSLVPALLVCGLGIGCIFSPMSNLTMGSVEPRLAGTASGIFNTARQVGGVLGSAAIGVLLQARISASIADEATKAASQLPEQYRAPFAEGIAHAAASTGEFGSAGGPAPMPGLPAEIAAQAGRLATEAVHSGLTDAARVTMLLPMGVLLLGVVSAAVLRRVKPRWETPAPEAAAV; translated from the coding sequence ATGAACGCAAGACAAGCTAACCCGTGGGCCGCGCTGGGCGCGCTGTGCCTCGGCTTCTTCATGATCCTGCTCGACACCACGATCGTGACGATCGCGATCCCGACCATGCTGCGCGACCTGAACGCCGGGCTGAACTCGATCGTCTGGGTGATCAGCGTCTACCTGCTCACCTACGCCGTGCCGATGCTGTTCACCAGCCGGCTCGGCGACCGCTTCGGCCCGAAGCGCGTGTTCCTCGCCGGGCTCGTCGTGTTCACCGGCGCGTCGCTGTGGTGCGGCCTGTCCGGCAACGTCGAAATGCTCATCGCCGCGCGGGCCGTGCAGGGCCTCGGTGCCGCGCTGATGACGCCGCAGACGCTGGCGTTCATCACGCACCTGTTCCCGCCGGCCAAGCGCGGCCCGGCCATGGGCATGTGGGGCGGCGTCGCCGGGCTGGCGACCATCGCCGGTCCGCTGCTCGGCGGCGTGCTGGTCGACCACTTCGGCTGGGAGTGGATCTTCTACGTCAACGTGCCGATCGGCGTGATCGCCGTCGTGCTCACGCTGCTGCTGGTCCCCGACTGGCAGCCGAAGCACTCGCATTCGTTCGACGTGCTGGGGATCGTGCTCTCGAGCGCGGCATTGCTCTGCATCGTGTTCGGCGTGCAGAACGGCCAGCAGTACGACTGGGGCACGGTCTTCGGCGGGATCACGGTGTTCGAGATCATCGGCGCCGGCGTGGTGCTGATGATCGCCTTCCTCGTGTGGCAGCGCCTCAACAAGCGGGAGCCGCTGCTGCCACTGAAGGTGTTCGCGAACCGGAACTTCTCGGCCGGGACGCTCACCGCGACCACCGTCGGCTTCGCGATGACCGGCATGTTCCTGCCGCTGGTCATCTACATCCAGTCCGTGCTCGGGCTGAGCCCGACCATGGGCGGCCTGCTCACCGCGCCGATGTCGCTGCTGTCCGGGATCATCGCGCCGTTCGTCGGGCGCGCGTCGGACAAGGTGAACGGCAAGTACCTGGTGATGTTCGGCCTGGCGGCGCTCGCGGCCGGGCTCGGGATCATCGCCCTGCAGGCGACGCCGGACACCAACCCGTGGTCGCTCGTCCCCGCGCTGCTGGTGTGCGGGCTCGGCATCGGCTGCATCTTCTCGCCGATGAGCAACCTGACGATGGGGTCGGTCGAGCCGCGGCTGGCCGGCACCGCGTCCGGCATCTTCAACACCGCCCGCCAGGTCGGCGGCGTGCTCGGCAGCGCGGCGATCGGCGTGCTGCTGCAGGCGCGGATCAGCGCGTCCATCGCGGACGAAGCCACGAAGGCGGCTTCGCAGCTGCCCGAGCAGTACCGGGCGCCGTTCGCCGAGGGGATCGCGCACGCGGCGGCGAGCACCGGGGAGTTCGGCTCGGCGGGCGGTCCGGCGCCGATGCCGGGGCTGCCCGCGGAGATCGCCGCGCAGGCGGGGCGGCTGGCGACCGAGGCGGTCCACAGTGGACTGACCGACGCGGCCCGCGTGACGATGCTGCTGCCGATGGGCGTGCTCCTGCTCGGGGTGGTTTCCGCCGCCGTGCTGCGGCGGGTCAAGCCGCGCTGGGAAACTCCGGCGCCCGAGGCCGCCGCGGTCTGA
- a CDS encoding glycoside hydrolase family 3 protein, producing MPLLRTTRSLRTTVLAGLLLAGTAVVPLASAATATPLYKNPSASVADRVTDLLARMTLDDKVGQMTQGERGSATPAQAAAARLGSILSGGGSTPTPNTPGAWADMIDAYQRVATTTGLGIPILYGSDAVHGHNNVAGATIFPHNIGLGAANDPQLTQRIGAITARETAATGVKWAFAPCLCVARDDRWGRTYESFGEVPDNAVANSVVIKGLQGAALGDTTSVLASAKHFIGDGGTTGGVDQGNTQITLDELRRIHLPPFQAAIAHGAGSVMISFNSWNGVKDHGNKFLITDLLKGELGFSGFVVSDWNGIDQIDGQTGFTAVEVKQAVNAGMDMVMVPYDYQKFVATLKAEVLNGDIPMARIDDANRRILTKKFELGLFERPYTDRSLQSDFGSAANHAVARQAVRESQVLLKNDGVLPLAKQDNRIFVAGKNANDMGNQAGGWTLTWQGQSGTRVIPGTTILDGIKAGAGKGTVVTYDRAGSGINSSYKVAVAVVGETPYAEGQGDRPGGVVLDAEDVALLTKLKASGVPLVVVTVSGRPVDISAQLPSIRGLVAAWLPGSEGAGVADVLYGDHNPAGKLSFTWPRSASQQPINAGDGKQGLFPYGYGLSYRRR from the coding sequence ATGCCGCTCCTCCGCACCACGAGATCATTGCGAACCACTGTCCTGGCCGGCCTGCTCCTCGCGGGAACGGCCGTCGTCCCGCTGGCCTCCGCCGCCACCGCGACGCCGCTCTACAAGAACCCGAGCGCCTCGGTCGCCGACCGCGTCACGGACCTGCTGGCGCGGATGACCCTGGACGACAAGGTCGGGCAGATGACCCAGGGCGAGCGCGGCTCCGCGACACCCGCCCAGGCCGCCGCCGCCCGGCTCGGCTCCATCCTCTCCGGCGGCGGTTCGACGCCGACGCCGAACACGCCGGGGGCGTGGGCGGACATGATCGACGCCTACCAGCGGGTGGCGACGACAACCGGCCTCGGCATCCCGATCCTCTACGGCTCCGACGCCGTGCACGGCCACAACAACGTCGCCGGCGCCACGATCTTCCCGCACAACATCGGCCTGGGGGCCGCGAACGACCCGCAGCTGACCCAGCGGATCGGCGCGATCACCGCGCGGGAAACCGCGGCCACCGGCGTCAAGTGGGCCTTCGCGCCCTGCCTGTGCGTCGCCCGCGACGACCGCTGGGGCCGCACGTACGAGTCCTTCGGCGAAGTCCCCGACAACGCCGTCGCGAACTCCGTCGTCATCAAGGGCCTGCAGGGCGCCGCGCTCGGCGACACGACGTCCGTGCTGGCGTCGGCCAAGCACTTCATCGGCGACGGCGGCACCACCGGCGGCGTCGACCAGGGCAACACCCAGATCACCCTGGACGAGCTGCGGCGCATCCACCTGCCGCCGTTCCAGGCCGCGATCGCCCACGGCGCCGGCTCGGTGATGATCAGCTTCAACAGCTGGAACGGCGTCAAGGACCACGGCAACAAGTTCCTGATCACCGACCTGCTCAAGGGCGAGCTGGGCTTCTCCGGGTTCGTGGTCTCCGACTGGAACGGCATCGACCAGATCGACGGCCAGACCGGGTTCACCGCGGTCGAGGTCAAGCAGGCCGTCAACGCCGGGATGGACATGGTCATGGTCCCGTACGACTACCAGAAGTTCGTCGCCACGCTGAAGGCCGAAGTCCTGAACGGGGACATCCCGATGGCGCGCATCGACGACGCGAACCGGCGGATCCTCACGAAGAAGTTCGAACTCGGCCTGTTCGAGCGCCCGTACACCGACCGCTCGCTGCAGAGCGACTTCGGCAGCGCCGCCAACCACGCCGTCGCGCGGCAGGCCGTGCGCGAGTCGCAGGTGCTGCTGAAGAACGACGGCGTGCTGCCGCTGGCCAAGCAGGACAACCGGATCTTCGTGGCCGGCAAGAACGCCAACGACATGGGCAACCAGGCGGGTGGCTGGACGCTGACCTGGCAGGGCCAGAGCGGCACGCGGGTCATCCCGGGCACGACGATCCTCGACGGCATCAAGGCCGGTGCCGGGAAAGGCACGGTGGTGACTTATGACCGTGCGGGTAGCGGAATCAACTCGAGCTACAAGGTCGCTGTCGCCGTGGTGGGCGAAACGCCGTACGCCGAGGGGCAGGGAGACCGGCCGGGCGGAGTCGTCCTCGACGCCGAAGACGTCGCCCTCCTCACCAAGCTGAAGGCGTCCGGCGTGCCGCTGGTCGTGGTGACGGTGTCCGGGCGGCCGGTGGACATCTCCGCGCAGCTGCCCTCGATCCGGGGCCTGGTCGCGGCGTGGCTGCCCGGCTCGGAGGGCGCGGGCGTCGCCGACGTCCTCTACGGCGACCACAACCCGGCCGGGAAGCTGAGCTTCACGTGGCCGAGGAGCGCCTCCCAGCAGCCGATCAACGCCGGTGACGGCAAGCAGGGCCTGTTCCCGTACGGGTACGGCCTGTCCTACCGCCGCCGCTAG
- a CDS encoding Maf family protein, producing the protein MQFVLASQSPARLALLRSAGLDPAVFVSGVDEDAVAASLTDPSPSELVTALAAAKAEAVVDQVAAAHPDAVVVACDSMLSIHGQMVGKPGSPDVARQRWAAMAGTSGELLTGHAVVRLDGGTRAKETSGWEATTVRFGTPTPEEIDAYVATGEPLDVAGGFTIDGLGGWFVEGLDGGHTSVIGISLPLTRRLLAEVGVSVVDLWRRSAS; encoded by the coding sequence GTGCAGTTCGTCCTCGCCTCCCAGTCCCCCGCCCGCCTCGCCCTCCTGCGCTCGGCGGGCCTCGACCCCGCCGTGTTCGTCTCCGGCGTCGACGAGGACGCGGTCGCCGCGTCGCTCACTGATCCCTCGCCGTCCGAGCTGGTCACGGCCCTTGCGGCGGCCAAGGCCGAGGCGGTCGTCGACCAGGTCGCCGCGGCCCACCCGGACGCCGTCGTCGTCGCCTGCGATTCGATGCTTTCGATCCACGGGCAGATGGTCGGGAAGCCGGGGTCGCCGGACGTCGCGCGGCAGCGCTGGGCCGCGATGGCGGGAACATCCGGTGAACTCCTCACCGGCCACGCGGTCGTCCGGCTCGACGGCGGGACGCGCGCGAAGGAGACGTCCGGCTGGGAAGCGACCACCGTCCGGTTCGGCACGCCGACGCCCGAGGAGATCGACGCCTACGTCGCGACCGGCGAGCCGCTCGACGTCGCCGGCGGCTTCACGATCGACGGCCTGGGCGGCTGGTTCGTCGAAGGGCTCGACGGCGGCCACACGAGCGTCATCGGGATCAGCCTGCCGCTGACGCGCCGGCTGCTGGCCGAGGTCGGCGTGAGTGTCGTGGATCTCTGGCGACGTTCCGCATCCTGA